DNA sequence from the Bremerella cremea genome:
GACGACCACTTGGAAATCGAGCACCAGTGGAAGCAGGATGTCATTCAACGCAATTTGGAAACCAGTTTGCAACGAATGCGAACCGACTATCTTGATCTCTTGCAGTTTCATGGTGGTGATGCCGAAACGTTGCAAAGAGCAGGGCTTGTAGATCTGCTGGTCCGTTTTCGTGAGGAAGGTTTAATCAGGCATCTGGGGATCTCTAGCAAGTTGCCTGATCTGCCTGACTTAATTGCTCTAGGAGTGTTTGAAACGTTCCAGATTCCTTACTCTTGCCTTGCCCCAGAACATCACGACCTCATCACGCAAGCCGCCGCAACGGGGGCTGGCATTATTATTCGAGGTGGAATCGCTCAAGGGGGGCCGGATGCGGAGATTCAGCGACCGAATCTGAACGATGTGTGGGATAACGCCAAGCTCGACGAACTACTTACCGCCGAGATGACGCGAGCGGAGTTAATTTTACGGTACACGCTTTCACACCCTCACTGCGATACAACAATTATCGGTACGTGTAGCGCAGCCCATTTGCAAGAGAACATCGCAGCCACCAACCAAGGTCCGCTACCAGACTCGCTTTACCAGGAAATCAGCCAACGCGTGGCCGCACTATGACGGCGAGACACCATAGAAGACTGCCAACCAAATGGTAGGCGCGTTGGCATCGGTGGCGTCGACACGGTGCTTTTGGTGTGCGGGAATGTTTACGAAATCCCCTGGAGCAAGCTGTCGGGCGGCGGACTCACCGGCGATTTTCAATTGTGCTGAGCCCGATAGCACGACCACAAACTCGTGCTCTGGTTGGTCGTACCAGAAACCTTCCGGCGAAGCATGGCCGTGAGAGACAATGCGTTCGATACGGATATTCCCCTGCTGGACGAGTACTTGAATCAACTCCTGGGGCAACTCTTCGGGAAGGTCATCCAAAAGGTTTGTTAGCTCCATTGGTAATCAGCCTGATCTCGAAATCCATTCACTTTGAGTACCCCGCGAGGATCGATCTCTAGCACCGCGAATCCATTGTTCGCCACGCCAGACTTTTCAATCATTGCCCGCATGGTGCAGTAGTGGATCCCGGCGACTTCGCGATAGTCGTTAGCATGGCTATGCCCCTGAAAAACAGCCCACACGTTGCCGGACTTTTGCAAGACTTTTCTTACGGCGGCGGCGTTTTTTACCGCGTGCTTGCCCTCTTGATCGAGGCGTTGATGCGC
Encoded proteins:
- a CDS encoding aldo/keto reductase codes for the protein MLKRPLGKTGMEVTQLGYGTMGLRGPRTWGVRVVEDDAADRFLNLVLDQGINFLDTAPDYGEAELRIGRTISTRRSEYYLATKCGCVPIQHDDHLEIEHQWKQDVIQRNLETSLQRMRTDYLDLLQFHGGDAETLQRAGLVDLLVRFREEGLIRHLGISSKLPDLPDLIALGVFETFQIPYSCLAPEHHDLITQAAATGAGIIIRGGIAQGGPDAEIQRPNLNDVWDNAKLDELLTAEMTRAELILRYTLSHPHCDTTIIGTCSAAHLQENIAATNQGPLPDSLYQEISQRVAAL
- a CDS encoding cupin domain-containing protein, whose translation is MELTNLLDDLPEELPQELIQVLVQQGNIRIERIVSHGHASPEGFWYDQPEHEFVVVLSGSAQLKIAGESAARQLAPGDFVNIPAHQKHRVDATDANAPTIWLAVFYGVSPS